TGGTCCCAGGCGTCCTTGGCGTGATTGAGCTGCTCGCGCAGATCCGCCAGCATCGGTGCCAGCGGCAGTTCGCTGATCGCGGAGTTGGGTGGCGGCAGCTGTGCCGGCAGCCGGTAGAGGCTGTGCAGGGCCTTGATCAGGGGGGCGGTGGCGGGCGCCTTGGCGACGATGTACATGGTGTCGCGGTGCAGGCGCTCGGGAAAATGCGTGGTGCCCGAGACCAGGCGGCGGATCTGGGCGTCGATGCGCGCGCAGATCCGACGGATGTGCGGAGTCACCGGGACATGGCCCTCGGCGAGGACTTCGCAGAAGGCGGCGGCGCTGAGCCAGAATCCGCGTGCGGCCTGCTGGCGCTGGCGCGATTCGATGCCGGCGACCGACTCGCGCATTTGCCGGGCGCCGGCCGGGTCGTCGGGCTTGCGGATCCAGTTGAGCAGACCTTGCTGGAACTGTACCCGCAGCCAGCGCAGCAGACGTTGTTCGTCGTCATTGCCCAGCGCGGGCGGTTCGGCACGGCGCGGGATACGCACGTCGGCGGGCGGGAAGAACAGGTCGCCCTCGGTCGGGGCATCGACGCCGCGCGCAACGGCGATGCGGGCATGCAGCGCGGCCAGGCGCAGGGGTTGGTCGGGGGCGCCGTGGGAGAGCTCGTCGAGGTAGTTGCCGGTGGCGGCGATGGCGCGCCGGCACAGGTCGACCACATCGTCGTTCAGTTCGCGCTCGCCGCGCGCCAGATCGCCGAGCAGCTTGTCGAGGCCGTCGGTGAACTGGGTCAGTCCGTCCAGGCCGATGATCGACAGGGCGCCGCGCGCCTGGTGCAGGTGCGACTGGGCGAACTGCAGGTGCGAGGAGCGCTCCTCGTCGCTGGCGGCGGCCTTGTCGATGGCCGACAGGGCCTGCGCCAGCGCTTGATCGATTTCACTCTTGACCCAGGTCAGCGGACCCAGATCCTGCTCGGTGGCTTGAGTCATGAATACTGCCTCGTGGCGCGGTGGGGACGGATCAGACCTTGAAGCCCGAAACCGATCCCTTCAGTTCGACGGCGAGTTCGGCCAGTTCGCCGATCGACACGGCGGTCTGCTTGGTGCCTCGCGTGGTCTGCTCGGTAATGGCCTGGATGCCGCGCATGGACTCGGCCACGCGGCTGGCGTTGGCCGCCTGTTTCTGGGTGTCGTTGGAGATCTGTTCGATGAGCTCGGCGGCTTCGGCCGACACGGTGCCGATCTCGACCAGAGCCTGACCGGCGGAGTCGGACAGCGCGGCCCCGGCGACCACGTCATGGGTGGCGTTCTCCATGGCGGACACCGCGTCCTGGGTATCGGTCTGAATGGTCTTCACGATGGCCGAGATCTGCTTGGTGGCCTCGGCGGAACGTTCCGCGAGGCGCTGCACCTCTTCGGCAACCACCGTGAAGCCGCGGCCCGCCTCGCCGGCCGAGGCGGCCTGGATGGCGGCGTTCAGGGCGAGCACGTTGGTCTGTTCGGTAATGTCCGAGATCAGTTCCACGATCTCGCCGATTTCCTGGGACGATTCACCGAGACGCTTGATCCGCTTGGAGGTCTCCTGGATCTTCTCGCGGATCTCGTTCATGCCCTTGATGGTGTTCTCCACCGCCTCGGTCCCCTTGTTGGCGGAATCGAGCGAGCGGCGCGCCACCTGGGCGGATTGCAGGGCGCGCTGGGACGCTTCGGTCATGGAGCGGGCCATGGCCTGGACGGTCTGGCCGACCTCCTCGAGTTCCTCGGACTGGCGCTGGGTGGCTTCGAGCAGTTCGTTGGAGGTGAGCTTGGCGGCCTCGGTGGCGCTGGTCACGCGGCCGGCGGCGTCGTTGATGCGTCGCACCAGCACCGCCAGTTCTTCGACCGTGTAGTTCACCGAGTCGGCAATGGCGCCGGTGATGTCCTCGGTCACGGTGGCGCGGATGGTCAGGTCACCGTCGGCCAGGTCGCCCATCTCGTTCATCAGCCGCAGGATGGCCTGCTGGGTCTGGTTCCGTTCGTCTTCCGCGTTGCGGCGCTGGGAGTCGGCGTCCTGGCTGCGTGCGGCCATGTCGTTCCGGTACACGAACACCATGCGCAGAATGCTCAGCAGGATCAGCACGGCGACGACGGCGATGCCGATCTGCAGCAGGCCGAAGCCGCCGAAGTAGCCGGCGTATTCCTCGGTGAGCTGGTGGGCCTGTTCGGACAGCGGCGGAGCGTTGTCGATGATGCGGCGCCCGGCCTGCTTGGCCTGCACCAGATACTGGATGTTGCTGAGGATGCCGGAGACCGCGCCGAGACTCTCGTTGGCCACGGTGTCCAGCTCGGCCAGCTTGGCACGGGTGACGCTGTCGGGCGTCATGTCCTTGAGCTGGCCGAGAATCTCGCGGAAGCTGTTGGTGTCCTTGCCGAGCAGGAAGGCCACCTCCGGGTCGATGGCGTCGGCCACCAGCAGGGCGTTGGCGTTCTTGGCGATCCGCTGGGTCAGCATCACCAGGCGGTTGGCGGTGGCGATCTCACGCGCGCTGGCGCCCGACTGGAGCTTGAGGGCGGCGACCTGCTCGGTGACGTCGAGCAGCTGCGGGTTCTTGTCGTTGATCACGTTCACCGAGCGGCTCAGCGTGGTCAGGTTCTTCTCCTGGTCCAGCACCAGCTGGGTGTCCTTGTCGGACTTGGCCCAGATGCCGGCCAGGGTGCTGAGGCGATCGGCGAAGGCGGCCGGGCTCGGCGGCACCGCACTGCTATCGACGCGCTCGTTGATGAGGCCGCCGTTGGTGACCGCATTGAGCATCTTGTCGAATTCGTCGCGGCCTTCACGCAATTCGGCGAAGGCACGCGGATCGCCCTGAAGCGCGAGCTGTCCCGATTTGGCGGTCTGTTCCGACAGCATCCGCATCTCGCCGGCCGCGTACAGGTAGGAGGTGGAGTTCGCCGCCCGCTGGGCCTGCAGGAAGATCAGCGCCACCAGGGCGATGAACAGCAGGCCGAGCACGAGGCCGAGCTTGCGCAACTGGTCGGTCAGCGACTTGCCACCGGGCAGGCCGGCCCGGGCTGGGCGCGCGGCCTTTTTCTCGGGCGCTGCGTCTTGCGCGTCCATGATGGTTGCATCAGGGGCGATGGTCGCCGTCGGGGTCTGTGCTGTGCTCATTGCGTCGCTCCGTCAGGTAGGGCGAGTACGGTTTCGGAAAAGGGTCGGGCGGAGGTTCAAGCGGCGCTTGCCTCCAGGAATGCCGGATGACCGAGCAGCCGCGGCGCATCGATGTGCTGCCAGGGCCGGCCGTGGGTGTCCCGCAGGGTGCGGCTGACCCACGCGTGCTCGGGGGGCGTGTCGGCGTCGAGGTCGAAGTCGTCAGGACTGCGCAGACCGGTCGTGGCACTGACCAGCAGACCGCAGTTGGCGCCATGGCGCTGCCCGATCAGCACCAGTCGGGCGGCGCCGCCCGGACTGATCAGGGGGCCGCCGCAGAAGGCGGACAGGTCGACGATCCCGAACAGGGTGCCGCGCACGTTGGCGAGGCCGCGAAACCAGTGGCGGGTCAGGGGCACGGTGGCCAGCGCGGGTACCGGCAGGATCTCGCCCGCGTCGGACAGGTCGAGCAGCCAGTGCGCGCTGCCCGCGGCCAGGCCGAGCAGGTCGCGACGGGGGGCGGACTGGGCATCGGCCAGGCGCCGGACCAGGCCTTCCTGAAACTCTCTGAGGCTGACGCGTTTGGCCATCGGCTCAGTCCATCGCGCGGATGCGCTCGAGCAGTTCGGCGTGATCGAGCGGTTTGACCAGATAGTCGAAAGCGCCCTGGCGCATGCCCCAGATCTTGTCGGTTTCCTGCCCCTTGGTGGTGCAGATGATCACCGGAATACTGCGGGTGGCCGCATCGCGGGAAATGGTCCGCGTGGCCTGGTAGCCGTTCATGCCCGGCATCACCACGTCCATGAGGATCAGGTCCGGCAGTTCCGATTTGCTCTTTTCGATGCCTTCCTCACCGGTTTCGGCGGTGATGACCTGGTAGCCGTTCTTCTGCAGCACCTCGCTCAGCGCGTAGCGTTCGGTGGGGGAGTCGTCGACGACGAGAATCTTTTGAATCGGCATGTTGAATACTCACTCGTGGGACTGCGGTGTGGAGGCGTGGGCGGCGACGGCCTTGAGCAGGCTGTCCTTGGTGAACGGCTTGGTCAGGTACTCGTCGGAGCCGACCATGCGGCCGCGTGCCCGGTCGAACAGCCCGTCCTTGGACGAGAGCATGATCACCGGGGTGGCGGAGAGACGGACGTTCTTCTTGATCAGGGCGCAGGTCTGGTAGCCGTCCAGGCGCGGCATCATGATGTCGACGAAGATCACGTCGGGCCGGTGGTCGGTGATTTTCGCCAGCGCGTCGAACCCGTCCTCGGCGAGCAAGACCTGGCAGCCTGCCTGGGCGAGAAAGATTTCTGCGCTGCGTCGGATGGTGTTGCTGTCGTCAATCACCATCACCTTGAGTCCGGTCAGATCCACGATATCTCTTCCTGCGTGTGTGTTTTCGGCGCGCGCGGCGAACCGCGGGACGCGACGTCGCCTATTCCTAACGGACAATCATCTCGCATCTTGAGCGTGATCAGATCTCGACCATCTCGAAATCGTCCTTGCGCGCGTCACACTCGGGGCAGGACCAGTTCGGCGGGAGGTCTTCCCAGCGGGTACCGGGGGCGATACCTTCTTCCGGGAGTCCGGCGGCTTCGTCGTAGATGAAACCGCAGATCAGGCACATGTAGGTTTTGTAGTCGCTTTCGGCCATTGCGTCGCGTTTGCCTGTGGCGTTGGATGTGGATGATAAAATCCGCAAAATCTTACCGTATTTCCCGAAGCGCGGAGCGTCATGACCCGCCCGCGCGGCCAGAAAGGAAACGATGCTTCAACTGCCCGCCGTTCTCTCCATTTGCGCTGCGGATCCCACCAGCGCCACCGGTGTGGCCGCCGATGCGGCCACCCTTGCCAGCATGGGTGTCTATCCCCTGTGTGTGGTGAGCGAAGTATGCCTGCGCGATACCGCCCAAGTCGAGGCGCGAATGCCATTGGAGTGCGAACTGGTCGTCGACCAGGCGCGCGTGGTCCTCGAGGACGTCCCGGTCGGCGCGATCAAGATCACGCTGCCCGGGTCGGCGGTCATGGTCTCCGCCCTGGCCGAACTGGTGGCCGATTACGACGAGGTCCCGCTGGTGCTCGAACTGCCGCCGTTGTCGCGCACCGAGGACGAGCCTGACGACGCGCACCTGGCCGCGGCGCTGGAGCTGCTCTTGCCCTATGCCACCACCCTCGTGGTCGACGCCAGCGCCGCCCGTCGGCTGGTCGCGGCGGGCATGGAAGAAGAGGAGCCCGAGCTGGAGGACGAGGATCTGGCGGCCCTGTTGTGCGGCATCGGCACCGGCAGCGTGCTCGTGCTCGGTGGCGCTCGCCCCGGCCCTCAGGTGGTGCATGTGCTGTATGGCGAAGACGGCGTACTGCAGCGGGACGTGTTCGAGCGTACCGATCACCCGGCGCTGGGTTTCGGGGCGTCGGCGTCGGCTGCCCTGGCCGCCGGTCTGGCCCGCGGGCAGGACACCCCGGAGGCGACGCGCGAGGCCCTCCAGTACGCCCACCGCGCGGACGCCGCCGGCCTGCGCATGGGCATGGGCGTCGCGGTGCCCGATCGCCTGTTCTGGGCGCGCAACCGGGAGTCGGCCGCATGAGCGCGTGGACCGAGCGCCTGGCCGACGGGCTGTACCTGATCACCCCCGAGCAGGCCGATACGGAGGCCCTGGTGGCGCGCGTCGAGGCGCTGCTGCCGGCGCGCCCGGCGGTGCTTCAGTATCGCAACAAGACCCTCGACGCCGCCGGGCGCAGGACACAGGCCGAGGCCCTGCTGCGCCGGTGTCGTGGCGCCGGGGTGCCGTTCATCGTCAATGACGACCTCGAACTGGCGCTGGCGATCGATGCCGACGGCGTGCACGTGGGGCGGGACGATGGCGACGTGGCCGCGCTGCGCGCCCGGCTCGGCGCGCAGCGCCTGCTGGGGGTTTCGTGCTACAACGAATGGTCGCGCGCGGAAGCGGCGGTGGCGGCCGGTGCGGATTGCGTTGCCTTCGGGGCGATGTTCCCGTCGACCACCAAGCCCGGCGCCGTACCTGCGGCGCCCGAGTTGCTGACCCGGGCGCGCGCGCTGGGCGTCGGCGTCGTGGCCATCGGCGGCATCACTCTGGAGAACGCGCCGGCTCTGGTCGCCGCCGGGGCCCATCAGCTGGCGGTGATTTCGGATGTCTTCGAAGCGCCGGATCCGTGCGCACGGGCGCGCGCGTATGCGGCGCTGTTCGCGTCTGGCGACGCGTGTTCCACCCAATAACGACGGAATATCCAAGCATGAGTCGAAACGAAACCCTCTTCAACCGGGCGCAACAGGTCATTCCGGGTGGCGTCAATTCTCCGGTACGCGCCTTCGGGTCGGTGGGCGGATTCCCCCGTTTCATCACCCGCGCCGAGGGGGCGCGCATGTGGGACGCCGACGGCGCGGCCTACATCGACTACGTCGGCTCCTGGGGGCCGGCGATCGCGGGTCACGCGCATCCGGCCATCGTCGAGGCGGTACGCGAGGCGGCGCTCAAGGGGCTGTCCTTCGGCGCGCCGACCGAGGCCGAGATAGACATGGCCGAGCAGCTGTGCGCGCAGTTGCCGGGCATGGACATGGTCCGCCTGGTCAGCTCCGGCACCGAGGCGACCATGAGCGCCATCCGCCTGGCGCGCGGGTTCACCGGCCGCGACACCATCGTCAAGTTCGAGGGCTGCTATCACGGTCACGCCGACTGCCTGCTGGTCAAGGCCGGCTCCGGTGCGCTGACCTTCGGCAATCCGTCCTCGGGCGGGGTGCCGGCCGACTTCGCCAAGCACACCCTGGTGCTGGACTACAACGATCCGGAACAGCTGGCCGCCACCTTCGCGGCCAAGGGCGACGAGATCGCCGCCGTCATCGTCGAGCCCTTCGCCGGCAACATGAACCTGGTGCGTCCGAGCGAGCGCTTCCTGCAACTGTTGCGTGAGCTGTGCACCGCCCATGGCACGGTGCTGATCTTCGACGAGGTGATGACCGGCTTTCGCGTCGGGCCGCAGGGGGTTCAGGGCCTGGTGGGCATCACGCCGGACCTGACGACGCTGGGCAAGGTGGTCGGGGGCGGCATGCCGGTGGGGGCCTTTGGCGGCCGTCGCGACATCATGGAAAAGATCGCGCCCCTGGGCCCGGTGTATCAGGCCGGCACCCTGTCCGGCAGTCCGGTGGCGGTCGCGGCGGGCTTGGCCTCGCTCAAGCTGGTGCGCGAGGCCGGCTTCTACGAGCAGCTCGCAGAGCGCACCCGGCAGCTCACCGACGGGCTGACCGCGGTGGCGCGCCAGCACGGCATCGCCTTCTGCGCCCAGTCCGTGGGCGGGATGTTCGGCCTCTATTTCGCCGAACGGCCGCCGCAGGGTTTCGCCGACGTGATGGCCTCGGACCGGGAGCGCTTCAACCGCTTCTTCCACGCCATGCTCGAGGCCGGGCACTACTTCGCGCCCTCGGCCTTCGAGGCCGGTTTCGTCTCCATCGCCCATACCCGCGAGGATATCGAGGCCACCATCGGCGCGGCCGAACGCGTGTTCGCGGACATGGCCGGCTGAGCGGCTGCGAAAAGATGCCACGCCTGCTGCGACGGCGCGAAAATTTTCACCGGCTGCGAGCCGGACGGCTTGAAAATAGAACGACCGTACTATAAAGTGACACTCATGACCAAAGGTGCCCGTACCCGCCAGACCATTCTCGATGCCGCGGTGGCCATGGCCTCCGAGGGGGGGTTCGAATCCCTGTCCATCGGTGCCCTGGCGGGCCGCGTCGGCATGTCCAAGAGTGGCCTGTTCGCGCATTTCGGTTCGCGCGAGGAATTGCAGATCGCCGCGATCGAGGCGGCGGCCGCGCGCTTCGCCGATCTGGTGTTCGCACCTGCGCTCAAGGCGCCGCGGGGCGTGCCGCGGATCGAGGCCCTGTTCCAGCACTGGCTGACCTGGGTGGAGCGGGGCGGCTGGGGCGGGGGGTGTCCGTTGCAGGCCGCGGCGCTGGAATTCGATGACCGCCCCGGCCCGGTCCGGGATGCGGTGATCGCCCACTTCCTGCGCCTCGAGAAGGAATTGGGCCGGGCGGTGCAGCTGGCCATCGGCGAAGGCCATTTCCGCGCCGAGCTGGACGTGGAGCAATTCGTATTCGACCTGTTCGCCGTGGTCAGCGCCGCCTATTACCGTGGGCGCCTGCTCGACGATGACAGCACCCGGCAGCGGGCGCAGCGCGCCTTCGCCAATCTGATCGAGCGTCACCGCACGGCGCCGACCATGCATTGAGAGGCTGTGGACACGTGCCGCACCTGCGGCGAGCGCGCCTGAGCGCCTCCGCCCCTGGCCGGAAGCGCGCGGGCGTACTCTCGCGACGGCACCGACTCTTTCACAGCCTCTGACTCGTGGTGGCCGGCGTGCCGCCGGCCATCGATGGACCCCGCTCCCCGACACAGAGACCACCACACATGAAACCATCGACAGAAAAGCGCACGAACGGTCGTGTTCAATTGCTCACGCCGGCCCAGCGCCGCTGGGTGCGGCTGACCTCCTCGCTGCTGCCCGGCTGGAGCGCCGAGCGCGCCGAGCGCCTGCTGCTGCGTCCGCCACGGATGCGCGGGCGCGCCGGCGAGGTGCTCGACGCCTGGGGCCGGCGGGTCGATCTGCAAGTCGACGGGCACACCGTGGCCACCTGGCGTTTCGGCGAGGCGGCGCAACCGCAGGTGGTGCTGGTGCATGGCTGGGGGGGCTATGGCGGGCAGTTCGCGCGCTGGATCGAGCCGCTGCGTGCGCGCGGCTTCGGCGTGGTGCTGTTCGATATGCCGGGTCACGGCGAGAGCGGTGGACGGGCAGGGCGGGTGGACGAATTCACCCGGGCGATCGATGCGGTGATCGACGCCTGTTCCGGTGTGACGGCCGTGGTGGCGCATTCCATGGGGGGCGCGGCCAGCGTGCAGCTGCTGCGCACCCGGCGCGATCTGGCCGGTCTCGTGGTGATCGCGGCGCCGGCCTCGCTGGCGCATCACGTACGTGACCTGTCGGCGCGCGTGGGGTTGGGCCCCGCGGCGCATCGCAGCCTCGTCGGCCGCCTGGAGTCGGCGCATCGGCCGGTGGCGGAACTGGATGACCTGTCGTCGCTGCCCACGCAGACGACCCGGGCGCTGTTCATCCACGACCGGGACGATGCCGAAGTCGATTTCGCCCACCTGGCCCGTTTCGGCGCCCAGTGGCCGGGCAGCGAGACCCTGGCCACCGAAGGGTGGGGGCACTACCGGGTGCTGGGGGCGCCCGAGGTGATCGCGCGCGCGGTGGACTTCATCGGTGCGACAGCCGGGCTGGCGCGACGCTGAGCACGCCGCTCACATCAGGAACAGGGTCGCCAGGCCGAGGAAGATGAAGAAACCGCCCGAGTCGGTGCACGCGGTGATCATCACGCTCGAACCGAGGGCCGGGTCGCGGCCGAAGCGCTGCATGGCCATGGGGATGACCACCCCCATGCTCGAGGCGAGCAGCAGGTTGAGGGTGGTAGCGGCGGTCATCACCGCGCCGAGCTGGGCATTGCCGTAGAGCCACCAGGCGAGCACGCCGAGCAGGCCACCCCAGACGAGGCCGTTGATCAGGGCGACGCCCACCTCCTTCTTCAGCAGGCGTTTGCCGCTGTTGCTGTCCACCTGGCCCATGGCCATGGCGCGCACGATCATGGTGATGGTCTGGTTGCCGGAGTTGCCGCCGATGCCGGCGACGATGGGCATGAGCGCGGCGAGGGCGACGAGTTTCTCGATGGAGCCCTCGAACAGGCCGATCACCCGTGAGGCGACGAAGGCGGTAACCAGGTTGATGGCCAGCCAGGTCCACCGGTTGCGCACCGAGTCGAGCACCGGCGCGAAGATGTCTTCTTCCTCGCGCAGGCCGGCCTGATTGAGTAGCTCCGCCTCGGATTCCTCGCGGATGAAATCCACCACCGTGTCGACGGTCACCCGGCCCATGAGCTGGTTGTTCGCGGTCACCACCGGCGCCGACACCAGGTCGTAGCGCTCGAAGGCGTTGGCCGCGTCCTCGGCCTTGTCGTCGGGGCGCAGCGTGACCGGGTCGGTGAGCATGATCTCGCTGACCAGTCGTTCCGGATCGCTCACCAGCATCTTGCCCAGCGGCAGCACGCCGACCAGGGCCTCGTCGCGATTGGCGACGAACAGCTGGTCGGTGTGGTCGGGCAGCTCGGCGAAGCGGCGCAGATAGCGCAGCACCACCTCGAGCCGGATGTCCGGCCGGATGGTGACCATGTCGAAGTCCATGAGGGCGCCGACCGCGTCCTCGTCGTAGGACATGGCGGCGCGCAGCTGGGCGCGTTCTTCCAGGTCGAGGGCCTGGTAGACGTCCTCCATGACCTCGTCGGGCAGGTCGGGGGCCAGGTCGGCCAGCTCGTCCGCGTCGAGGGTTCCGGCGGCGGCCTTGAGCTCGTCCCGGTCCATGGTCTCGAGCAGCGTCTCGCGCACCGCATCGGAGACCTCGAGCAGGATCTCACCGTCGCGTTCGGCCTTGACCAGATCCCAGACGAACGTGCGCTCCTCGATCGGCAGGCTTTCGAGGATGAAGGCGATGTCCGCCGCGTGCATCTCGTCGAGCCGGGTCGTCAGCTCCTGGATGTGCTGCTTGTGGACCAGGCCCTCGACCAGATCGTGGCGTGGCATGTCCTGGCGGTGGACGAGCGTCTCCACCAGCTTGTGCCGGTGCAGCAGTTCCTGGACCTCGCGCAGGTGGTCCTGGAGGTTGTCGCGGGGTTTGATTTCGGGTTCGGACATGAACGGGATCGACGGCGCCTGTGCCGTTGGCCCCGGATTGTACGTGCTTTGTTGTTGCGGCGCGACCGGGGGTGGAGCGGATTTGCCGATGGGCGAAACGCCGCGTGGGGCGGACGGCTCAGGGCACTTCGGAGCGATGCATGCGTGCCCGGATGCGTGCGGCGTGGGCCGCCAGGCGGGGGCCGAAATGGCGCTCGTAACGGCGCGGATTGGGCAGCATCACGGCGAGTCGGGCCGCCTGCCCGGCGTCGAGCGTGGCGGCGCTCACGCCGTAGTAGTGGCGCGCTGCGGCCTCCGCGCCGAAGATGCCGGCGCCCCATTCGACCACGTTCAGATAGACCTCGAGGATGCGCCGCTTGGACCAGCACGCCTCGATCATCAGGGTGATGATCGCCTCCTGGCCCTTGCGCAGGTAGCTGCGCGCGGGGGTGAGGAACAGGTTCTTGGCCAGCTGCTGGGAGATGGTCGAGCCGCCGGCGACCGCCTTGCCCCGGCGGGCGTTGCGCTCCATGGCGCGCTGGATGCCCTCCCAGTCGAAGCCGTCATGCTCGGTGAAGCGGTCGTCCTCGGCGGCGACCACCGCCTGCTTGAGCTGATGCGAGATGTGTTCGTAGTCCACCCAGGTGTGCTGCAGGCGCGCCTTGGGGTCGTCCTCGCGCAGGGCGCTCAGCTGCAGATCCATGAAGTGCGTGGTCTTGGGGTTGACGTACTGCCACCACAGCACATGGGCGAAGATCCACACCTCGTAGAGCACGCAGGCGGCCACGAGCACCAGCAGGGCGCGTCCGATCCCGCGGCCGATCCCCTTCATCATGACCCTCAGGGCGCTGTCGCGGCCAGTTGCAGCCGCAGCTGGGCGAGGACGGGCGCGCTGTCGGGGCGCACCCCCCGCCACAGGGCGAAACTCTCGGCCGCCTGCTCCACCAGCATGCCGAGGCCGTCGGCGACCCGCGTCGCGCCCCTGGCCCGCGCATGGTTCATGAAGGCGGTGGGCCGGGCGCCGTACATCATGTCGTAGGCCAGCGCGCAGCCGTCGAAGACCGCGTCGGGCAGCGGCGGCACCTCGGCCGAGAGGCTCGCCGAGGTGGCGTTGATGATCACGTCCACCGGCGCCGCCGCCACCGCCTCGAATCCGCAGCCATCGAGCCGGGTGTGCCGGCACAGGGGGTGGAAGCGTTCGGCCAGTGCCTCGGCGCGGGCGGCGGTGCGATTGGCGATGGTCACCTGGCGCGGGCCGGCTGCGAGCAGGGGCAGCAGCACGCCGCGCGAGGCGCCGCCGGCGCCGAGCAGCAGGACGTGCCTGTCGGCCAGCGGGCAGCTCAGATTTTCCTCCAGATCCCGGATCAGCCCGACGCCGTCGGTGTTGTCGCCATGAATGCCGTCGGCCCGGAAGCTGAGGGTGTTGACCGCGCCGGCCGCCTGGGCGCGTTCCGACAGCTGGTCGGCCAGGTCGTAGGCCTCCAGCTTGAAGGGCACGGTCACGTTCATGCCGCGCCCACCGCTGGCGGCAAAGGCGCGCACCGTGTCGGCGAACCCGTGTTCGGGACCGAGGATGGCCTCGTAGGTCATGGCCTGACCGGTCTGACGGGCAAAGGCGGTGTGGATCTGCGGCGACTTGCTGTGGGCGATGGGGTTGCCGATGACGGCGTATCGGTCCATGGGCGGCTCCGGTGACGATGGCGCCATTTTACCGGCTCCGCGCCGTGCTCACTCGGTGCGCACGGAATCGGCGTTGGTGAAGGTCCAGGTGCGCGTGATCTCGATCTCGTCGGTGTCGCGCCGGATGTCCGGCGGGAAGGCGGAGAACGGCGCTGCGAGCTGGACGATGCGTTTGGCCGCTTCGTCCAGCACCGGATGCCCCGAGGAACGGTGGATGTTGATCCGCGCCACCGTGCCGTCGGCGCGGATCACCACCGACATCAGCAGGCTGCCATAGAGCTTGCCGCGCGCCGAGTCGGGGTAGTTGAGGGTGCCGACCCGCTCGATCTTCTGGCGCCAGTCTTCCACGTACTGGGCGAAACGGTACTCGCGGGTGCGCGCGCCAATGAACTTCTTGCGCGGGCGTCGGGCGTATTCGTTCAGATCCTTGTCGATCTTGGCCTCGAGGCGGGCGATGGCCGCCGCGCTGTCGGCCAGATCCACGCCCGACACCTCGCGTGGTTCTTCGGCCGGGGAATCGCTGTTCTTCGGCGCCTGTCGGACGACCTCACGGGTCTTCGCCTCCGCCAGCAGCTTGCGCTGGGCTGCTTCGAGCTTGGCCACCCGGCGCTTGGCCTCGACCAGCTGGTCGCCCTCGCGGCGTTGCTCCTTGGGCGGTAGCGGGGTGCTCGCGGTGACCTTGGCCTCGGTGTTGCCGCCACCGTCCAGGTTGGCCTGGGCGAGCGCCTCGGCCGCTTTCGGCGCGCGTTGATGGCGGGCGTTGACCAGCACCACCTCGAGCCCGCTGTCTTTCTTGAGGTGATCCGCGATGTCGGGAAACCGGAAGTGGATGGCGAGGGCCAGCGCATGCACCAGGATCGAGATGCCCAGCGCCAGCGGCAGGAAGCCGGGCCCGCGCCGCCGCGCACCGGCTGCCGCCTTGCGTGGTGCGGCCGCCTTGGCGCCAGCCGGCTGGCGGGGTGTCTTGGGCGGTGGCGTGCGCGTCATGCCGGCATTCTACTCAGAAGCGGCCTCGTCGAGGGTGGGTTCGGAGAGCACCGAGACGAAGCGCGCGCGCAGGTCTACGTCGAGCAGGTCGCTGTCCTTGATCTCGAGTGCCACATGGGCGCCGGGCACCTGCAGGGGCATGCCGCCGACCTTGAACACGAAGGGCATGTCGTCGATGCGAACGACGTTCTCGCGCAGTACCCGGGCCGTGACCCGGGCGTCGTCGCGCCAGCGCAGCGCGCGGATGCACCAGT
The nucleotide sequence above comes from Nitrogeniibacter mangrovi. Encoded proteins:
- the mtgA gene encoding monofunctional biosynthetic peptidoglycan transglycosylase encodes the protein MKGIGRGIGRALLVLVAACVLYEVWIFAHVLWWQYVNPKTTHFMDLQLSALREDDPKARLQHTWVDYEHISHQLKQAVVAAEDDRFTEHDGFDWEGIQRAMERNARRGKAVAGGSTISQQLAKNLFLTPARSYLRKGQEAIITLMIEACWSKRRILEVYLNVVEWGAGIFGAEAAARHYYGVSAATLDAGQAARLAVMLPNPRRYERHFGPRLAAHAARIRARMHRSEVP
- a CDS encoding alpha/beta fold hydrolase, translating into MKPSTEKRTNGRVQLLTPAQRRWVRLTSSLLPGWSAERAERLLLRPPRMRGRAGEVLDAWGRRVDLQVDGHTVATWRFGEAAQPQVVLVHGWGGYGGQFARWIEPLRARGFGVVLFDMPGHGESGGRAGRVDEFTRAIDAVIDACSGVTAVVAHSMGGAASVQLLRTRRDLAGLVVIAAPASLAHHVRDLSARVGLGPAAHRSLVGRLESAHRPVAELDDLSSLPTQTTRALFIHDRDDAEVDFAHLARFGAQWPGSETLATEGWGHYRVLGAPEVIARAVDFIGATAGLARR
- the aroE gene encoding shikimate dehydrogenase, producing the protein MDRYAVIGNPIAHSKSPQIHTAFARQTGQAMTYEAILGPEHGFADTVRAFAASGGRGMNVTVPFKLEAYDLADQLSERAQAAGAVNTLSFRADGIHGDNTDGVGLIRDLEENLSCPLADRHVLLLGAGGASRGVLLPLLAAGPRQVTIANRTAARAEALAERFHPLCRHTRLDGCGFEAVAAAPVDVIINATSASLSAEVPPLPDAVFDGCALAYDMMYGARPTAFMNHARARGATRVADGLGMLVEQAAESFALWRGVRPDSAPVLAQLRLQLAATAP
- a CDS encoding TetR/AcrR family transcriptional regulator produces the protein MTKGARTRQTILDAAVAMASEGGFESLSIGALAGRVGMSKSGLFAHFGSREELQIAAIEAAAARFADLVFAPALKAPRGVPRIEALFQHWLTWVERGGWGGGCPLQAAALEFDDRPGPVRDAVIAHFLRLEKELGRAVQLAIGEGHFRAELDVEQFVFDLFAVVSAAYYRGRLLDDDSTRQRAQRAFANLIERHRTAPTMH
- the mgtE gene encoding magnesium transporter, which encodes MSEPEIKPRDNLQDHLREVQELLHRHKLVETLVHRQDMPRHDLVEGLVHKQHIQELTTRLDEMHAADIAFILESLPIEERTFVWDLVKAERDGEILLEVSDAVRETLLETMDRDELKAAAGTLDADELADLAPDLPDEVMEDVYQALDLEERAQLRAAMSYDEDAVGALMDFDMVTIRPDIRLEVVLRYLRRFAELPDHTDQLFVANRDEALVGVLPLGKMLVSDPERLVSEIMLTDPVTLRPDDKAEDAANAFERYDLVSAPVVTANNQLMGRVTVDTVVDFIREESEAELLNQAGLREEEDIFAPVLDSVRNRWTWLAINLVTAFVASRVIGLFEGSIEKLVALAALMPIVAGIGGNSGNQTITMIVRAMAMGQVDSNSGKRLLKKEVGVALINGLVWGGLLGVLAWWLYGNAQLGAVMTAATTLNLLLASSMGVVIPMAMQRFGRDPALGSSVMITACTDSGGFFIFLGLATLFLM
- the hemL gene encoding glutamate-1-semialdehyde 2,1-aminomutase, with product MSRNETLFNRAQQVIPGGVNSPVRAFGSVGGFPRFITRAEGARMWDADGAAYIDYVGSWGPAIAGHAHPAIVEAVREAALKGLSFGAPTEAEIDMAEQLCAQLPGMDMVRLVSSGTEATMSAIRLARGFTGRDTIVKFEGCYHGHADCLLVKAGSGALTFGNPSSGGVPADFAKHTLVLDYNDPEQLAATFAAKGDEIAAVIVEPFAGNMNLVRPSERFLQLLRELCTAHGTVLIFDEVMTGFRVGPQGVQGLVGITPDLTTLGKVVGGGMPVGAFGGRRDIMEKIAPLGPVYQAGTLSGSPVAVAAGLASLKLVREAGFYEQLAERTRQLTDGLTAVARQHGIAFCAQSVGGMFGLYFAERPPQGFADVMASDRERFNRFFHAMLEAGHYFAPSAFEAGFVSIAHTREDIEATIGAAERVFADMAG